A stretch of DNA from Catenulispora acidiphila DSM 44928:
CGGTGCCGAGGAAACCGACGGTGACGGAGCCGCCGGCCGGGATGGAGCTGTTGTAGTCCGCCGGGGTCACGGTCACCTTGCTCCCGCTCTGCGCGGGGGTGCCGCCCCACATCTGGGTGATGGTCTGGCCCGCGGTGAAGGTGAAGGTGAGGGTCCAGCCGTTGAGGGCAGTGGTGCCGGTGTTGTGGATGTCTATCTGGCCCTGGAAACTGCCGGTCCAGCTCCCCGTGACCTGGTAGGTGACCCCGCAGGCTCCGGTACCAGTACCGCCCGAGGCGCTGGTGGTGACGGAGACGGTGGCGGAGCGGGTCGAGCGGTTGCCGGCCGCGTCGCGCGCGTAGACCGCGAAGGTGTAGGCAGTGCTCGCGGTCAGGCCGGTGACAGTGCCCTGGGTGGTGGTGGAGGACGTGGCAGCGGTCTCGGTGGTGCCGCTGACGCGTACCACGTCGTAACCGACCACGCCGACGTTGTCGGTGGAGGCCGGCCAGCTCAGCGTGGCGGAGGTGGCCGTGATCCCGGTGGCCGTGGGTGTGCCGGGCGCGGTGGGCGCTTGGGTGTCCGATCCGGTGGAAGAGCCCACCGTGATGACGAAGGTGGTGACGCTCTGGGCGGGGAGCGTGGCGGTGAAGCTGCCGTTCGACACGCTGGGCGCGCTCGTGGAGGCCACGTTCCTGGACGCGTCCGTCACCCATGCGGACACGCTGGACGCCGTGGTGTTCGACAGCGTGAACTGCTGGCTCAGCGTGCTGGTCGCCGAGTTGACGGCGACGATGACCAGCGTGGAGGGCCCCTTGTAGACCGAGGTGAGGAGGTTCGTCTGGGGGTTCGCGGTCGCGTTGACACGCACGTATCCGGGGCGGACGAACTTCGAGAACTGCGCCATCAGGGCGCCGCGCTTGCTGATCTGCCCGTCCTCGCGCATGGGCCCGTAGCTGCGCCGGATGTACCACCACACGTACGCCTGGAACTCGGCGTCCACCATCGCGTGGTGCATGTGCTCCCCGACGCCGAGTGCCGCGGGCCACAGGTCGGCCGAGTCGGTGCTGTTGGGATAGTAGACCTCGGTCATCCACAGCTCCTTGCCCTGCCCCTTCTGCTGGAAGAGGGGGTAGGGGAAGTTCGCGTACGAGGTGCCGTAAAGGTGGGCCCCGAGGATGTCCAGGTTGGCCAGCGCCGTGGCGTCGTTGAGGATCGGGTCCGACATGCTCTTGACGTACTGGAAGGACTCCGGCGCGATGATCCTGGTGCCGATGGCGCCGGCGTTGTTCTGCAGGAAGGTGACGATCTCGCTCGCGGTCCACCACGTCCACGTCGAGGCGTAGTCGGGTTCGTTCTGCACCGAGATGGCGTACAGGTCCACCCCGTTGGTCTTCATGTACTGGTAGAAGGAATTCAGGTGCTGCGCGTAGGCGCCGTACATGTCATGCCGCAGGCGGTGGGCGTTGGTCTGGCTTCCGCGTGTGAAGGTCTCGACCATGCTGGCGGGGGGATTCCACGGCGACGCGAAGACGGTCGCCCCGAGCGCGACCGCCCGCTGCGCCGTCGCCAGCTCGCGGCTCCAGTTGTTCTGGTCCTCGTCAACGTGGATCCTCAGCATGGAGAACCCCAGCTGGCCCGTGCCGTTCCCGAACGCGGTGTCGCGCTGCGCGGCTGTCAGGTCGCCCGCCCACTCCGGGTGGTTCATGCCGCCGTAGCCCCGGATCGTCTGCCGCAAGGCGGACGGGTCGACGACCACCGCGGAGGCCGCCGCAGGTGCCGCGGTAGCCGCCATGGACGGTGCCGCGACCGCGAGCACCGGCACGGCACCGAGCGCCGCCAGTACGGTTCTCCGGCTGGGGAACTCCGGCCCTGTGGCCGTGGTCTCGTTGCGGGGGGTCAACGTAGTCTCCTGGA
This window harbors:
- a CDS encoding cellulose binding domain-containing protein, which produces MPESQPGVGALPLQGPLSEKPGPESSIAEIQETTLTPRNETTATGPEFPSRRTVLAALGAVPVLAVAAPSMAATAAPAAASAVVVDPSALRQTIRGYGGMNHPEWAGDLTAAQRDTAFGNGTGQLGFSMLRIHVDEDQNNWSRELATAQRAVALGATVFASPWNPPASMVETFTRGSQTNAHRLRHDMYGAYAQHLNSFYQYMKTNGVDLYAISVQNEPDYASTWTWWTASEIVTFLQNNAGAIGTRIIAPESFQYVKSMSDPILNDATALANLDILGAHLYGTSYANFPYPLFQQKGQGKELWMTEVYYPNSTDSADLWPAALGVGEHMHHAMVDAEFQAYVWWYIRRSYGPMREDGQISKRGALMAQFSKFVRPGYVRVNATANPQTNLLTSVYKGPSTLVIVAVNSATSTLSQQFTLSNTTASSVSAWVTDASRNVASTSAPSVSNGSFTATLPAQSVTTFVITVGSSTGSDTQAPTAPGTPTATGITATSATLSWPASTDNVGVVGYDVVRVSGTTETAATSSTTTQGTVTGLTASTAYTFAVYARDAAGNRSTRSATVSVTTSASGGTGTGACGVTYQVTGSWTGSFQGQIDIHNTGTTALNGWTLTFTFTAGQTITQMWGGTPAQSGSKVTVTPADYNSSIPAGGSVTVGFLGTAGSTNPAPTGFTLNGGTCTTA